Proteins from one Shewanella pealeana ATCC 700345 genomic window:
- a CDS encoding Spy/CpxP family protein refolding chaperone: MMKKNTLKAGLLAIVASTALLTAGVSAGENNHGSHDGKNGHHQMKGERAGHNDMRKMFRGLDLTDEQKTEMKALFSAHRDEMKQDRPSKEARAAQKQQMLDFITTTNFSEADVKQALAAKQEARQQKAVGIIKLQNQAYQLLTPEQQEKFKQRFAKHHKR; the protein is encoded by the coding sequence ATGATGAAAAAGAATACGTTAAAAGCAGGTTTGCTTGCCATAGTGGCCAGCACAGCATTATTAACCGCTGGTGTTAGTGCCGGTGAAAATAACCACGGCTCCCACGACGGTAAAAACGGTCATCACCAGATGAAAGGTGAGCGTGCTGGTCATAATGACATGCGCAAGATGTTCCGCGGTTTAGACTTAACCGATGAGCAGAAGACTGAGATGAAAGCGCTATTTAGTGCTCATCGTGACGAGATGAAACAGGATCGTCCTTCTAAAGAAGCACGCGCTGCACAAAAACAGCAGATGCTAGACTTTATTACCACGACTAACTTTAGCGAAGCTGATGTGAAGCAGGCATTAGCCGCTAAGCAAGAGGCGCGTCAACAGAAGGCTGTCGGTATTATTAAGTTACAAAACCAAGCGTATCAGTTGCTAACACCAGAGCAGCAAGAGAAATTTAAACAGCGTTTTGCTAAGCATCATAAAAGATAA
- the glnL gene encoding nitrogen regulation protein NR(II), with product MDTNLLLNHLVTAVLVINEELELLYVNTATEQLLGVGSNRLTEQPLPEHYQLLGVDPQVLKLAICDGQGLSINTVPLVTIDGQHHTVDVTLTPLEQEKNLALIELRQVDQQRRIHQQLTQDAQQQAAQYLVRNLAHEIKNPLGGLRGAAQLLSRELKDPELNEFTDLIIEQADRLRNLVDRLLGPQKPTQHSLYNIHEVIQKVLKLVNVTLPDNIELTQDYDPSIPDIEMDPDQLQQTILNIVQNAVQALEPSGGHIRLKTRTQHQVTIGTKRHKLVLMLSVIDDGPGIQPELMDTLFYPMVTGREQGSGLGLSIAHNFARLHGGRIDCDSTVGHTEFTITLPINN from the coding sequence ATGGATACAAATTTATTGCTCAATCATTTAGTAACGGCGGTGCTCGTTATCAATGAAGAGCTTGAGTTACTCTATGTCAATACTGCTACCGAGCAATTGCTCGGTGTCGGCAGCAACCGACTCACAGAGCAACCCTTACCCGAGCACTATCAGTTACTCGGCGTCGACCCTCAAGTCCTAAAGCTCGCCATCTGCGACGGCCAAGGCCTGAGCATCAATACCGTGCCTTTAGTGACCATAGATGGCCAGCACCATACCGTCGATGTCACCCTGACACCGCTTGAACAAGAAAAGAATCTAGCCCTGATTGAGCTTCGCCAAGTCGATCAACAGCGACGCATTCACCAACAGTTAACCCAAGATGCTCAGCAGCAAGCGGCGCAATACTTAGTGCGTAATCTTGCTCATGAGATTAAGAATCCATTGGGTGGATTACGCGGCGCGGCGCAGCTATTGTCTCGCGAACTAAAAGACCCCGAGCTCAACGAATTTACCGATCTTATTATCGAGCAGGCCGACAGACTGCGTAACTTAGTCGACCGCTTACTCGGCCCACAGAAGCCGACCCAGCATAGCCTTTACAATATTCATGAAGTGATCCAAAAGGTGCTCAAGCTGGTAAATGTTACCCTGCCTGACAATATTGAATTGACCCAAGATTACGACCCATCCATCCCTGATATCGAGATGGATCCGGATCAACTGCAGCAGACCATTCTTAATATCGTACAAAACGCGGTACAAGCCTTAGAGCCAAGCGGCGGTCATATTCGCCTAAAGACCCGTACTCAACATCAAGTCACCATAGGTACCAAGCGCCACAAGTTGGTGCTTATGCTGTCGGTGATAGACGACGGCCCGGGCATTCAACCTGAGCTTATGGATACTTTGTTTTATCCTATGGTCACAGGCCGAGAACAAGGCTCTGGATTGGGCTTATCCATCGCCCATAACTTTGCCCGCTTGCACGGTGGTCGCATCGATTGTGACTCAACAGTCGGCCACACAGAATTTACCATTACCCTACCCATCAATAATTAA
- a CDS encoding response regulator, whose protein sequence is MSRILLVDDDLGLSELLAQLLELEGFKLTLAHDGQSGLDLAIEQQFDLILLDVMLPKLNGFEVLRALRSKKQTPVLMLTARGDEIDRVVGLEIGADDYLPKPFNDRELVARIRAIIRRTHIQPSEAPQAIHQYGDIHLDPARQEVHCQDQLIILTGTEFSLLFELVKNAGELASKEALSEKVLGKKLMPFDRSLDMHLSNLRKKMPERDDGRPRVKTIRGKGYIWLP, encoded by the coding sequence ATGAGCCGTATATTATTGGTAGATGATGACTTAGGTCTATCTGAGTTGCTTGCACAACTGCTGGAACTTGAAGGTTTCAAACTGACACTCGCCCATGATGGTCAGTCGGGACTCGATCTTGCTATTGAGCAACAATTCGATCTCATTTTACTCGATGTTATGCTGCCAAAGCTCAATGGCTTCGAGGTGTTACGCGCACTTCGCAGTAAAAAGCAGACTCCAGTATTGATGCTCACCGCCCGCGGTGATGAAATCGATCGCGTTGTCGGCTTAGAGATTGGCGCCGACGATTACCTGCCTAAACCGTTTAACGACAGAGAACTCGTGGCGCGTATTCGAGCCATTATCCGCCGCACTCATATACAACCGAGTGAAGCCCCTCAGGCTATACACCAGTATGGTGACATCCATTTAGATCCCGCTCGTCAGGAAGTGCACTGCCAAGATCAGCTCATCATACTCACAGGAACCGAATTCAGTCTGCTGTTTGAACTGGTTAAAAATGCCGGCGAGCTCGCGAGTAAAGAGGCCCTAAGCGAAAAGGTGCTAGGCAAAAAATTAATGCCTTTCGACCGCAGCTTAGACATGCACCTTTCTAACCTGCGTAAGAAGATGCCAGAGCGTGATGATGGCCGCCCTCGAGTGAAAACTATTCGTGGTAAAGGCTACATTTGGTTACCTTAA
- the glnG gene encoding nitrogen regulation protein NR(I), with protein sequence MTEQVWILDDDSSIRWVLEKALQSAKFSSASFAAAESLWQALETAQPQVIVSDIRMPGTDGLTLLERLQNHYPHIPVIIMTAHSDLDSAVSAYQAGAFEYLPKPFDIDEAISLVDRALTHAKEQSSTITTEEPIVATPEIIGEAPAMQEVFRAIGRLSRSSISVLINGQSGTGKELVASALHKHSPRKGKPFIAINMAAIPKDLIESELFGHEKGAFTGAGSVRQGRFEQANGGTLFLDEIGDMPLDVQTRLLRVLADGQFYRVGGHSPVQVDVRIIAATHQNLEQRVHQGGFREDLFHRLNVIRVHLPPLSQRREDIPQLARHFLVIAAKEIGVEPKVLTKETANKLSQLPWPGNVRQLENTCRWLTVMASGQEILPLDLPPELLQEPKLSHAQSSDCDDWQGALKLFIDQRLSDGDSDLLTEVQPAFERILLETALKHTNGHKQEAAKRLGWGRNTLTRKLKELEMD encoded by the coding sequence ATGACAGAACAAGTTTGGATCCTCGACGACGATAGTTCGATACGTTGGGTACTAGAAAAAGCACTACAGAGCGCCAAATTTAGCAGCGCAAGCTTTGCCGCAGCGGAATCCTTATGGCAAGCCTTAGAGACGGCGCAGCCTCAGGTGATAGTGTCAGACATTCGTATGCCTGGCACCGATGGTTTAACGCTATTAGAGCGCCTGCAAAACCATTACCCGCATATTCCGGTTATCATCATGACGGCGCATTCCGATCTCGACAGCGCGGTAAGTGCCTATCAAGCGGGCGCCTTTGAGTATCTGCCTAAGCCTTTCGATATCGATGAAGCGATATCCTTAGTCGACCGCGCCCTGACTCACGCCAAAGAGCAGTCTTCGACCATCACGACCGAAGAGCCGATAGTCGCCACGCCAGAGATCATCGGCGAAGCCCCTGCCATGCAGGAGGTCTTTAGGGCCATTGGCCGCCTTTCTCGCTCATCCATTAGTGTATTGATTAATGGCCAATCTGGTACGGGTAAAGAGCTGGTTGCTAGCGCGCTGCATAAACACAGCCCACGCAAGGGTAAACCCTTTATTGCCATCAACATGGCGGCAATCCCTAAAGACTTAATTGAATCTGAGCTATTTGGCCATGAAAAAGGTGCCTTTACTGGCGCCGGTAGCGTGCGCCAAGGCCGCTTCGAGCAAGCCAATGGCGGTACCTTATTTCTAGATGAAATTGGCGATATGCCTCTCGATGTTCAGACCCGATTATTGCGGGTATTGGCCGATGGCCAGTTCTATCGCGTCGGCGGCCATTCACCAGTGCAGGTGGATGTGCGCATCATAGCCGCAACCCACCAAAACCTTGAGCAACGGGTACATCAGGGAGGTTTTCGTGAAGATCTGTTCCACCGTTTAAACGTCATTCGGGTACACCTGCCACCACTATCTCAACGTCGAGAGGATATCCCACAACTGGCACGTCACTTCCTGGTAATCGCCGCCAAAGAGATAGGCGTTGAGCCCAAGGTGCTGACCAAAGAAACTGCCAATAAGCTGTCACAACTCCCCTGGCCCGGCAACGTGCGCCAACTTGAAAACACCTGCCGCTGGTTAACTGTCATGGCCTCGGGGCAGGAGATCTTGCCACTGGACTTGCCACCTGAGCTACTGCAAGAACCTAAGCTGAGCCATGCTCAAAGCAGTGACTGTGATGACTGGCAAGGCGCATTAAAGCTGTTTATCGATCAACGCCTCAGTGACGGCGATAGCGATCTGCTTACCGAAGTGCAGCCAGCCTTCGAGCGCATCTTACTCGAAACCGCCCTTAAACATACCAATGGCCATAAGCAAGAAGCGGCTAAACGCCTAGGCTGGGGACGTAATACTCTAACCCGTAAATTAAAAGAGCTAGAAATGGATTAG
- a CDS encoding LysR family transcriptional regulator — protein MLKIELLESFIAVVECGNLSKAADKLCRTQSTISLQIKKLEESVGKPLLLRDNKGVTLTESGKTLLNYAYKMLQLSSQAIDELKDCQNREVIRLGVPTDYINRYLGSFLLEFIREFTCIELVIDTDVSGNLYKRLHNGEFDVIVATHWQTPAAGHGELLFERRFHWVAAKGGSAHKRETVPMALYPENCPIRAQVFANHQISMRPMSVLLSTPSPTAMCMAVENDLVIAPIAEFRINDKMQIIDPIEHNIPPLPTFNESLYLNPETQTAATNQLINLIKANVQGLGEANQANKMS, from the coding sequence ATGTTAAAAATCGAACTATTAGAAAGCTTCATTGCCGTTGTTGAGTGTGGAAACCTTTCCAAAGCGGCAGATAAGCTCTGTCGCACCCAGTCGACAATAAGTTTGCAAATCAAGAAGCTAGAAGAAAGTGTGGGTAAACCTTTGCTGTTGCGAGACAACAAAGGCGTCACTTTGACTGAATCAGGCAAGACGCTACTTAACTACGCCTATAAGATGCTACAGCTCAGTTCTCAAGCAATTGATGAGCTAAAAGATTGTCAAAATCGTGAAGTGATACGTCTAGGGGTACCGACCGACTACATCAATCGCTATCTTGGCAGCTTCTTACTAGAGTTTATTCGTGAGTTTACTTGTATCGAATTAGTCATAGATACCGATGTTAGTGGCAACCTCTATAAACGGCTGCATAACGGCGAGTTTGATGTGATTGTGGCAACCCACTGGCAAACACCGGCGGCTGGCCACGGCGAGTTACTGTTTGAGCGCCGCTTTCACTGGGTGGCGGCCAAAGGCGGCAGCGCCCATAAACGTGAAACCGTACCTATGGCGCTTTATCCAGAGAATTGTCCTATTCGCGCCCAAGTTTTTGCTAACCACCAGATCTCTATGCGTCCAATGAGTGTTTTGCTATCGACGCCATCTCCAACCGCCATGTGCATGGCGGTGGAAAATGACTTAGTGATCGCGCCCATCGCCGAATTCCGCATTAACGATAAGATGCAGATCATCGATCCGATTGAGCATAACATTCCACCACTGCCCACCTTCAACGAATCTCTGTACCTCAACCCAGAGACTCAAACGGCAGCGACTAACCAGCTAATCAACCTGATCAAGGCCAATGTGCAAGGGCTAGGTGAAGCCAACCAAGCCAATAAGATGAGTTAA
- a CDS encoding flavocytochrome c: MSNKDLLGRRNFIKGIGAAAGVAIAAPAMAVSESANGVKWDKEVEVLIIGSGFAGLAAAIEATRKGAKDVHIFEKMSYFGGNSAINGGLFAAPDTPMQKQEGVKDSVATMVADQLAAGRGIADEALLRHVAEHAVEALQMTLDAGSEYHPYLQQLGGHSVARTYQTTVSCGAGITQPLLQECRKIGVHTHNRAKFDGFILDEKGGVVGVKMREGYYFDKPESGELVRIKAKRGVIMATGGFAQNVNMRMAQDPTLTAEVGCTNAPGATGEGMFEMFRLGAVPVHLAHLQSGPWASPDEGGFGYVSNYSIYNFPHSIAIDRLSGKRFMNEIADRKTRADAELNCRDAQGNPLPPILITSYEDSKKHPNTKKVLKYNVGWKFDSIEELAKHFEVPVAPLKQQIAEYNEYVKTQNDPQFGKNMTEAKGKYIKAPFTVVRLWPKVHYCQGGVQINTKAEVKDSLTGQSIPGLYAAGEVCGGIHGVSRLGSCSIPECMVMGMTAARTMMQA; the protein is encoded by the coding sequence ATGAGCAATAAAGATCTGCTAGGACGCCGTAATTTCATTAAAGGAATTGGCGCAGCTGCAGGGGTGGCAATCGCCGCACCAGCTATGGCCGTTTCTGAAAGTGCAAATGGCGTTAAATGGGACAAAGAAGTTGAAGTCCTAATTATCGGTTCAGGTTTTGCTGGATTGGCTGCTGCAATTGAAGCGACACGCAAAGGCGCAAAAGACGTTCATATCTTTGAAAAAATGTCTTACTTTGGTGGCAACTCAGCCATTAACGGTGGCCTGTTTGCGGCTCCTGATACGCCAATGCAAAAGCAAGAGGGTGTTAAGGACTCTGTCGCCACTATGGTTGCCGATCAGCTAGCGGCAGGCCGTGGTATTGCCGATGAGGCGCTACTTCGCCATGTTGCTGAGCACGCTGTCGAAGCATTGCAGATGACTTTAGATGCTGGCTCTGAATATCACCCTTACCTACAACAACTTGGTGGCCACTCAGTTGCGCGTACTTATCAAACTACAGTGAGCTGTGGTGCCGGTATTACTCAGCCGTTACTGCAAGAATGTCGCAAAATAGGCGTTCACACCCATAACCGCGCTAAGTTCGACGGCTTCATCTTAGATGAAAAAGGTGGCGTAGTTGGCGTTAAAATGCGTGAAGGCTATTACTTCGACAAGCCTGAATCTGGCGAATTAGTACGTATTAAAGCTAAGCGCGGCGTGATTATGGCGACAGGTGGTTTTGCGCAAAACGTTAATATGCGTATGGCTCAAGATCCAACCCTAACAGCTGAAGTAGGTTGTACCAATGCACCAGGCGCTACTGGTGAAGGTATGTTTGAAATGTTCCGTTTAGGTGCGGTTCCTGTCCACCTAGCACATCTCCAGTCTGGCCCTTGGGCATCACCTGATGAAGGTGGTTTTGGTTATGTGTCTAACTACTCTATCTACAACTTCCCGCATTCAATCGCGATTGACCGTTTAAGCGGTAAGCGTTTCATGAACGAAATCGCTGATCGTAAGACCCGTGCCGATGCTGAGTTGAACTGCCGTGATGCACAAGGTAATCCATTACCTCCAATTCTTATCACCAGTTATGAAGACTCGAAAAAGCACCCAAATACTAAGAAAGTGCTTAAGTACAATGTGGGTTGGAAGTTTGACTCAATTGAAGAGTTAGCCAAGCACTTTGAAGTGCCAGTGGCGCCACTTAAGCAGCAAATTGCTGAATATAACGAATACGTTAAAACGCAGAACGACCCTCAGTTTGGTAAAAACATGACCGAAGCTAAGGGCAAGTACATCAAGGCGCCATTTACAGTGGTTCGCTTGTGGCCAAAAGTACATTACTGCCAAGGCGGTGTGCAGATCAATACTAAAGCCGAAGTGAAAGACAGCCTAACGGGTCAGTCAATTCCTGGTCTGTACGCAGCGGGTGAAGTATGTGGTGGTATTCACGGCGTTAGCCGCTTAGGTAGCTGCTCTATTCCTGAGTGTATGGTGATGGGCATGACCGCAGCCCGCACTATGATGCAAGCATAA
- a CDS encoding DUF4124 domain-containing protein: MRAGLVLLLLLVATLAHATVYKWVDENGKVHFSDKPVKNAEVVELNENTQNSIKLPDPIVLPSLNTPADSDKASYKLNIASPSEEETIRSNEGKITLIANSDPQLSSAHEFVLYMDGQQLGSAQKSGQFKLSDIDRGEHSFVIKVLSKNGKQLAATPPRKVFLHRTSLNQPKAIRPQPRSN; encoded by the coding sequence ATGCGTGCAGGCTTAGTTTTACTACTGTTATTGGTCGCAACCTTGGCACATGCCACCGTTTATAAATGGGTCGATGAAAATGGCAAGGTTCATTTCTCTGACAAGCCGGTAAAGAATGCCGAAGTTGTCGAGCTCAATGAAAACACCCAAAACAGTATCAAATTGCCCGATCCGATCGTCTTACCTAGTCTTAACACCCCTGCCGATAGCGATAAAGCCAGTTACAAACTTAATATCGCCTCTCCCAGTGAAGAAGAGACGATCCGCAGTAACGAAGGCAAGATAACCCTTATCGCTAATAGTGATCCGCAGCTGTCATCAGCCCACGAATTCGTGCTCTATATGGATGGTCAGCAGCTAGGAAGCGCGCAGAAAAGTGGCCAGTTCAAACTCAGCGATATCGATCGCGGCGAACACAGCTTTGTTATTAAGGTATTGAGCAAAAACGGCAAACAACTTGCAGCAACTCCTCCAAGGAAGGTATTTCTTCATCGGACGAGCTTAAATCAACCTAAAGCTATTAGGCCTCAGCCTAGAAGCAATTAG
- a CDS encoding ATP-binding protein: protein MQLTKTPNNIFVKLLLGFWLCSSLIIALIGMLPLLQQNHDQSAIPAPLERLLEKSAKRISQNPQILNSDKLTHWSRFKEFKGRPARIYLVDEYGKVLNSHKSSRSLRRFMLMADEAGHPIKHQFRDELIFGPYNFEIKGKPYSLYGRLPEHHPRPWFFFFIDNKILTLSIAIILSGLLCGLFAWHLGKPLRSLKRSADALAAGDLSSRVDMATALRNDEVGQLAQAFNGMANSVEDMVNSQQRLISDISHELRTPLTRLKLSLALSRKKGQETPEMKRIEYEADQLEQMIAELLELSRVKLNANENKRSLELAETLSQVLDDADFEAQQQQKQLHIDIDESIVIPLYPRPLSRAVENLLRNAIRYANTQVSIQAMASASASGVQIEIIDDGPGISDEADLEAIFKPFYRPQSARERESGGWGLGLAIAKAAIQAHQGKITAVNQQPSGLKINIHLPQK from the coding sequence ATGCAGCTAACAAAAACCCCCAACAATATATTCGTCAAGCTACTGCTGGGTTTTTGGCTGTGTAGCTCCTTGATCATAGCCCTTATCGGCATGCTGCCGTTATTACAGCAAAACCATGATCAATCTGCGATTCCAGCTCCGTTAGAACGTTTACTGGAAAAAAGTGCCAAACGCATCAGCCAAAACCCACAAATTCTTAATTCAGACAAGCTCACCCATTGGAGTCGCTTTAAAGAATTCAAAGGTCGCCCTGCCCGCATCTACTTAGTCGACGAATACGGTAAGGTGCTCAATAGCCATAAGTCATCACGTTCACTGAGGCGCTTTATGCTGATGGCCGATGAAGCGGGCCATCCAATTAAACATCAATTTAGGGATGAGCTGATTTTCGGCCCTTATAACTTTGAGATAAAAGGTAAGCCTTACAGCCTATACGGCCGCTTACCAGAACATCATCCAAGGCCTTGGTTCTTCTTCTTTATCGACAATAAGATCCTCACATTGAGCATTGCCATTATCTTATCTGGCCTGCTCTGCGGACTATTTGCCTGGCATCTCGGTAAGCCGTTGCGCTCACTAAAGCGCAGCGCCGATGCACTCGCAGCTGGCGACTTAAGCAGCCGTGTTGATATGGCAACAGCCCTGCGTAACGACGAAGTTGGCCAATTAGCTCAAGCCTTTAATGGCATGGCTAACTCGGTTGAAGATATGGTTAACAGCCAGCAGAGGTTGATTAGCGATATCTCTCATGAGCTGCGCACCCCGCTAACAAGGCTCAAGCTCTCTTTGGCACTGAGTCGTAAGAAGGGGCAAGAAACACCAGAGATGAAGCGAATTGAGTATGAAGCCGATCAACTCGAGCAGATGATTGCCGAGCTGTTAGAGCTGTCTAGGGTGAAGCTCAATGCCAACGAGAATAAACGCAGTCTTGAGCTGGCCGAAACCTTAAGCCAAGTCTTGGACGATGCCGATTTCGAAGCGCAGCAACAGCAAAAGCAGCTGCATATCGATATCGATGAATCTATCGTGATACCGCTTTACCCTAGGCCCTTATCTAGAGCGGTAGAGAACCTGCTCAGAAATGCGATTCGTTACGCCAATACCCAAGTCTCAATTCAAGCCATGGCCAGTGCCAGTGCCAGCGGCGTGCAGATTGAGATTATCGATGATGGCCCAGGCATTAGCGACGAAGCCGACTTAGAAGCGATATTCAAGCCTTTCTATCGACCACAATCGGCGCGAGAACGGGAGTCTGGCGGCTGGGGGTTAGGTTTGGCGATTGCCAAGGCGGCAATTCAAGCCCATCAAGGCAAGATCACCGCAGTCAATCAACAACCTAGCGGATTAAAGATCAACATTCACTTGCCTCAAAAGTAA
- the fieF gene encoding cation efflux pump FieF, with translation MNDTSQYDFWVKLASRAAVATALTLIIIKLAAWMYSGSASMLASLTDSFADALASIVNFIAIRYAIVPADQEHRYGHGKAEPLASLAQSAFILGSAFLLFFHGGERLINPVEVKHATLGVIVSVIAIVLTFALVMLQKRALAATSSTVVEADSLHYKSDLFLNAAVLLALILSQYGWWWADGLFAVLIALFIGQQAIGLAYRSVQSLLDRELDDETREKIAEIAKYDPQVRGIHDLRTRESGKTMFIQFHLELDGDLSLHEAHKIAVETSERVRQEFVDSEVIIHQDPV, from the coding sequence ATGAATGACACTTCCCAATACGATTTCTGGGTTAAGTTGGCCAGCCGTGCAGCGGTTGCGACAGCCTTAACCCTTATTATCATCAAGCTTGCGGCATGGATGTATTCTGGCTCGGCCAGTATGTTGGCATCTTTGACCGACTCTTTTGCCGATGCCTTGGCCTCAATCGTCAATTTCATTGCGATTCGTTATGCCATCGTGCCCGCCGATCAGGAACATCGTTATGGTCACGGTAAAGCCGAGCCTCTAGCGTCGTTGGCGCAATCGGCCTTTATTCTAGGCTCCGCATTTTTGCTGTTTTTCCACGGTGGCGAGCGATTGATTAATCCGGTAGAGGTAAAACATGCCACCTTGGGTGTGATTGTCTCGGTTATCGCGATTGTGCTGACCTTTGCCCTAGTGATGCTTCAGAAAAGAGCTTTAGCGGCGACATCGAGTACTGTGGTTGAGGCTGACTCGCTGCATTATAAGTCGGACCTATTTTTGAATGCCGCTGTATTACTGGCGCTTATCCTGTCTCAATATGGCTGGTGGTGGGCCGATGGTCTGTTTGCCGTGCTTATCGCGCTATTTATTGGCCAGCAAGCGATTGGATTAGCTTACCGCTCGGTGCAGTCGCTATTAGATAGAGAGCTTGATGATGAGACCCGAGAGAAAATCGCTGAAATTGCCAAGTACGATCCTCAGGTGAGAGGCATCCACGACTTACGTACTCGTGAGTCGGGTAAGACGATGTTTATTCAGTTCCACCTAGAACTGGATGGCGATTTGAGCTTACATGAGGCTCATAAAATTGCCGTTGAAACCTCCGAGCGAGTGCGGCAAGAGTTTGTCGACTCGGAGGTGATTATTCACCAAGATCCCGTGTAG
- a CDS encoding MliC family protein, translating to MHKYIFTSWLILLTACSTVADQKTEATKDQPVKDETHATITPSFDCAKAQGKVETLICDDAELAKLDREMAQVYQQAMVNIPPSAQPKATQRGWIKGRNDCWKAQDVRQCTLDNYQIRLIELQIQGRLIEPSSTAVFDCGNRPQISAVFYTQVDPVTAVFTFSSEKMGDQQLLATNVRSGSGAKYLGRNFEFWEHQGEASVQFFDHSYKCKLLK from the coding sequence ATGCATAAATACATTTTTACAAGCTGGCTAATCTTACTGACAGCCTGCAGTACTGTGGCGGATCAAAAAACGGAGGCAACGAAAGATCAGCCTGTTAAGGACGAGACTCACGCAACGATTACTCCGAGTTTCGATTGCGCAAAGGCACAAGGGAAAGTTGAAACCCTGATTTGTGATGACGCAGAGTTAGCTAAGTTAGATAGAGAGATGGCTCAGGTATACCAACAAGCCATGGTAAATATTCCGCCGTCCGCGCAGCCTAAGGCGACACAAAGAGGTTGGATTAAGGGGCGTAATGATTGCTGGAAGGCGCAGGATGTACGTCAGTGCACGCTAGATAATTACCAAATCCGCCTTATTGAGTTGCAAATTCAAGGTCGTTTAATTGAGCCTTCTAGCACAGCAGTTTTTGATTGTGGTAATCGACCACAGATAAGCGCTGTTTTTTATACCCAAGTGGATCCTGTTACGGCGGTATTTACCTTTTCGAGTGAGAAAATGGGCGATCAGCAACTGTTAGCGACCAATGTACGCAGTGGCAGTGGCGCTAAATACCTAGGGCGTAACTTTGAGTTTTGGGAGCATCAGGGCGAAGCAAGCGTGCAGTTCTTTGATCACAGCTATAAGTGTAAATTACTCAAATAG
- a CDS encoding cytochrome c3 family protein, which yields MKKCKLMLGLVLAGLVSLSAQAIEQRDYHKEVIGKDCKACHDQGMKNYPSDQACLQCHDVDDLAEQSARSEEDKWQNPHNNLHYGKELPCIECHGEHEAKKPICSNCHTFKYDKHKE from the coding sequence ATGAAAAAATGTAAATTGATGCTTGGCCTAGTCTTAGCCGGATTAGTTAGCTTGTCTGCACAAGCAATTGAACAGCGTGACTACCACAAAGAAGTGATCGGTAAAGACTGTAAAGCCTGCCATGACCAAGGTATGAAAAATTACCCATCAGATCAGGCTTGTCTACAGTGTCACGATGTTGATGACTTAGCTGAGCAATCGGCACGTAGTGAAGAAGATAAGTGGCAAAACCCACACAACAACTTGCACTATGGTAAAGAGCTGCCATGTATTGAGTGTCATGGTGAGCACGAAGCTAAAAAGCCAATCTGTAGCAACTGTCATACATTTAAGTATGACAAGCACAAAGAGTAA
- a CDS encoding TetR/AcrR family transcriptional regulator, translated as MSNWQQRESYLTDIAERCLRGHKSFDLRRSHLVEASQISKGTIYNHFPTEADLVVAVATAHYRKRLERAAIDDALYADYLTRFLMHHCWGLRDDLLYDRFIISRVMPNSELLQQVTDENRAAFEQIYGEYIRWNRELIKAVGVVEGFNRAELVGNYLRGALINCDDAGKQYDDASLYYQFSYALTQLMGHSDKRIPKLADYASWLARLEPAANAA; from the coding sequence ATGAGTAATTGGCAGCAGCGAGAGAGCTACTTAACCGATATCGCCGAGCGTTGCTTGCGAGGCCATAAGAGCTTCGATCTGCGCCGCTCCCACCTAGTTGAGGCGAGCCAGATCTCTAAGGGCACCATCTATAATCACTTTCCTACTGAGGCGGATCTGGTGGTGGCGGTTGCGACGGCTCATTACAGAAAACGTCTAGAGAGAGCGGCCATCGATGACGCGCTGTACGCTGATTACTTGACTCGATTTCTGATGCATCATTGCTGGGGCCTGCGAGACGATCTGCTATATGATCGCTTTATCATCTCCCGTGTGATGCCCAATTCTGAGCTGCTACAGCAGGTGACCGATGAAAATCGAGCCGCATTTGAACAGATCTATGGCGAGTATATTCGCTGGAACAGGGAGCTGATAAAGGCCGTCGGTGTGGTCGAAGGCTTTAATCGTGCCGAGCTAGTGGGTAATTACCTACGCGGCGCACTGATTAATTGTGATGATGCGGGTAAGCAGTATGACGACGCCAGCCTGTACTACCAATTTAGTTATGCGCTAACCCAGTTGATGGGGCACTCAGATAAGCGCATTCCAAAGCTGGCGGACTATGCCAGCTGGCTTGCCCGGCTTGAGCCTGCGGCAAACGCAGCTTAG